In a genomic window of Oreochromis aureus strain Israel breed Guangdong linkage group 13, ZZ_aureus, whole genome shotgun sequence:
- the npy4r gene encoding neuropeptide Y receptor type 4: MSLSGNTTQSSLSASPFPSIFNSSTPPQSSAWEKERASHESVKDWPGNETQLLSDFAILEHDEQCHMSPVLTACLVAWYSVTMVLGLVGNIGLICIIARRREKVNVTSIFICNLSFSDILVCVFCLPFTVIYTIMDHWVFGSLLCRLVPFIQCVSVSVSVLSLVFIALERHQLIINPSGWKPSVPQAYMAIVLIWILACFTSLPFLAFQLLTNEPYTNVILPVPSSHMEACVEHWPSQGHRVAYTTWLLLFQYCGPLFLVLLCYVRVIVRLRHRKEMLDRARTPECQRMTHSRRINIMLVALITVFALCWLPLTIFNVVSDWNQEALPVCHHNLLFSLCHLLAMSSTCINPVIYGFLNSNFRQEVSEVLLHCRCFPLEEECEQYPMSTVHIEVSHTSVPLTCRSNSV, encoded by the exons ATGTCCTTGAGTGGCAACACAACCCAGTCGTCTTTGTCAGCGTCACCTTTTCCTTCGATCTTCAACAGCTCCACCCCTCCACAATCCTCAGCTTGGGAGAAAGAGCGAGCCAGCCATGAGTCTGTAAAGGACTGGCCAGGGAATGAGACCCAGCTCCTCTCAGACTTCGCCATTCTGGAGCATGATGAGCAGTGCCACATGTCTCCTGTCCTGACAGCATGCCTTGTAGCCTGGTACAGTGTTACAATGGTGCTAGGGTTGGTGGGCAACATTGGCCTCATTTGCATCATTGCCCGCCGCAGAGAAAAGGTCAATGTCACCAGCATTTTCATCTGCAACCTGTCGTTCTCTGACATTCTGGTATGTGTCTTCTGCCTCCCCTTCACTGTCATATACACAATCATGGACCACTGGGTGTTTGGCTCGCTGTTATGTCGCTTGGTGCCGTTCATCcagtgtgtctctgtgagtgTGTCAGTGCTGTCTCTTGTGTTTATCGCCTTAGAAAGGCACCAGCTTATCATTAACCCCTCTGGATGGAAACCAAGTGTTCCTCAGGCCTATATGGCGATTGTTCTCATTTGGATACTGGCCTGCTTCACCTCTTTGCCTTTCTTGGCCTTTCAGCTGCTCACAAATGAGCCCTATACCAATGTAATCCTGCCTGTGCC CTCTTCACATATGGAAGCCTGTGTGGAGCACTGGCCATCCCAGGGTCACAGGGTCGCTTACACCACGTGGCTCCTGCTGTTCCAGTACTGTGGGCCACTGTTTTTGGTCCTGCTCTGTTATGTTAGAGTTATTGTGCGGCTCCGTCACCGCAAAGAAATGTTGGACCGCGCCCGGACCCCGGAGTGCCAGCGCATGACCCACAGCCGCCGGATCAACATCATGCTGGTTGCCCTCATAACAGTCTTTGCTCTTTGCTGGCTTCCGCTCACCATCTTCAACGTGGTGTCAGACTGGAACCAGGAGGCTCTGCCTGTCTGTCACCACAACCTGCTGTTCTCcctctgccacctgctggccatGTCCTCCACCTGCATTAACCCCGTCATCTACGGATTCCTCAACTCCAACTTTAGGCAAGAGGTGAGCGAGGTGCTCCTACACTGCCGCTGTTTCCCACTAGAGGAAGAGTGTGAGCAATATCCCATGTCCACTGTGCACATTGAAGTGTCCCATACCTCTGTGCCTCTAACCTGCAGGAGCAACTCTGTGTGA
- the LOC116322755 gene encoding beta-microseminoprotein, with protein MSSLHVFVCLLGLVVLCHSQCFFEELEVKDPNNPPKGCVDKDGKLHDFDSAWVRDCMDCSCTREGLSCCSKIPDANTVDVPEECELVVNEKACSVKVVMKSDNEKECSPV; from the exons ATG tcttctctacatgtgtttgtctgtctgctgGGACTCGTTGTGCTCTGTCACTCTCAATGCTTCTTCGAGGAGTTAGAGGTCAAAGATCCAAATAACCCTCCAAAAG GATGTGTGGATAAGGATGGAAAGCTGCATGATTTTGACTCCGCATGGGTGAGAGACTGCATGGACTGCTCTTGTACACGTGAGGGTTTGAGCTGCTGTAGCAA GATCCCCGATGCAAACACTGTAGATGTTCCTGAGGAGTGTGAGCTGGTTGTGAATGAGAAGGCCTGCTCTGTTAAGGTGGTGATGAAGTCTGACAATGAAAAAGAGTGCAGCCCTGTGTGA